Proteins from a single region of Pseudomonas quebecensis:
- the gvpU gene encoding gas vesicle accessory protein GvpU, whose amino-acid sequence MHESQGQTKTVVEELDLLNDKAFTKTQWEGRQTDWLLQWLVKSSNRASLSIGITLSVGGSVISGKLIPHAVYFERLAESFSAPFREKGDHNADAIQDIILGFNVTPGAESPEEDAPFQFLHLEDARTYLGTSSSIPGETGALWRGKISSIDGFTLGLISNND is encoded by the coding sequence ATGCACGAATCTCAAGGTCAGACCAAAACTGTCGTAGAGGAATTGGATTTACTCAACGACAAAGCCTTCACAAAAACACAGTGGGAAGGGCGCCAGACTGATTGGCTATTGCAGTGGCTTGTTAAAAGCTCCAATCGAGCATCGCTAAGCATTGGTATCACCTTATCTGTCGGTGGGTCAGTAATATCGGGCAAATTGATCCCCCACGCAGTGTATTTTGAGAGGCTTGCCGAAAGCTTTTCCGCCCCCTTCAGGGAGAAAGGTGATCACAATGCAGATGCGATCCAAGACATAATTCTTGGTTTCAATGTGACTCCCGGAGCTGAGTCTCCCGAAGAGGACGCCCCCTTCCAGTTCCTACACCTCGAAGATGCTAGAACCTACTTAGGTACATCGTCGTCAATTCCTGGCGAGACAGGCGCGCTTTGGCGCGGGAAAATTTCATCCATAGATGGCTTTACGCTTGGATTAATTAGTAATAACGATTAA
- a CDS encoding acyloxyacyl hydrolase — MKKIILSALLFCAVCNGAQAVELSGALGATSQGGLTARTALGFNWDKAWLESSTGKLTGYWDLGYTYWESGKEAGARHSVSFSPVFVYEFGQGDIKPFIEAGVGVAIFSGTNAGDQKFGSSFNFEDRIGAGLKFGDTQKVGVRVTHYSNAGIKEPNDGIESYALFYSHSI, encoded by the coding sequence ATGAAGAAAATTATCCTATCGGCGTTGCTATTTTGCGCGGTCTGTAACGGCGCTCAAGCTGTAGAACTATCAGGTGCCCTCGGCGCGACTAGCCAAGGCGGCTTGACTGCCCGTACAGCACTGGGATTCAACTGGGACAAGGCATGGCTGGAAAGCTCTACAGGTAAGCTGACCGGATACTGGGACCTGGGTTATACATATTGGGAGTCGGGAAAAGAGGCTGGTGCTCGCCACTCTGTTTCCTTCTCCCCTGTGTTCGTTTACGAGTTTGGTCAAGGCGACATCAAGCCGTTCATCGAGGCCGGCGTCGGTGTTGCAATATTTTCGGGCACCAACGCTGGCGACCAGAAATTCGGATCTTCCTTCAACTTCGAAGACCGAATTGGCGCAGGCTTGAAGTTCGGTGATACGCAGAAGGTAGGTGTCCGGGTTACTCACTATTCAAACGCCGGCATCAAAGAACCGAACGATGGCATTGAGTCTTACGCACTTTTCTACAGTCATTCGATTTGA